The nucleotide window GCCACCAAAGCAGTGTTCACATACCGCACTGCTGTCTTGCGCCCCTGCTTAATTAGAGAAGCAAGGTCGGTGATGAGGGTGGAATAGTTTTGTGTTTTTATGTCCTTCTTCATTTTAAATTTTGGAGGTTTGATTCTTGCTCATTTCCAACAAAAAACCTCACCTTTCAAATTTCAAGAGGGTTTTAGCAATTGTCTTTTCGTTAAAATACTCAAATTCATCAGTTCTTTTCTTGTCTTTGAGTTTCTTATTACATAAAGGAACCGCTCCGTACTCTCTTCTAAATGCCAGAACAAATGCAGCTTCAAGTTTTTTCCAAATTAAAACTTTATTTCGTGGTTTACATGAAATAACAAATGCCTCAATATGCGTTATACCATGTTTACCAAGAGCAAGCTCTCCTCTATAAACGATGCTTTGGCTAACACGTGAGGCACCTTTTTTTGTTGTTCCAATATAAATTACTTTTGACCGCTTCACTTGGTATTTGATTGGTTTATTTGCCACAAGCAGATAGATGCATTTGTCCTTCTTGAAGGCTATCCGTTTTAGTGTCATAACAATTTTTGGTGAACTAAATTTCATGTCAAACCTCTGAAATATTACTATGCAGTGCAAGATAGCGTCTAACTCGTTTATATCTGAAACTGTTTCGTCTATACTCCTTATTTGGAGTGCTATCCGAAGTATTTCGTATATCCCAATTCTGGCGACATTTATATCAAATAAAGATAATTCGTTCCCCTCACCCTAACCCTCTCCCGCAAGGGGAGAGGGAACTTAATTTTCCCCCTTGACGGAAAGGGAACTTATTATTTCCCATCCCTTGACGGGAGGGGATTCAGGGGCGGGTGAATCATGTGTCAACTTATTTAAGTCGTTCACTATAGTTTTATCAATGCCCATGCTCCTTATGTTCAATAGTCCTGAAAAGCTGGCTGGTCATGCAGCCGTTGCACTCTGCCTGTAGGGTAGTATAGAAGATGTGGTGGTCTTTGGCAAGTTTTTGGTTTATCAATTCAAGGATTTCACCTCTGCGGTTGCTTGCTTTTTCTTCCATATCTATATGCGCGCTCATGGCATGGATGTTTGAACAGATGCTCCATATGTGCAGGGTATGGATGCCCTGCACTCCGTCTATAGCCTTTATATCCTCCACAATACTTTTGATATTGACCTCTCTCGGCACCCCCTCTAAAAGTATATGGGCGGACTCCTTGATTATTTTAACAGCGCCAGGGATAATTATTATGCCTATGCCGATGCTTATGAGCGGGTCCGCGGCAAACCAGTTTGTCCAATAAATTATAATGCCGCTTAAAATAACGCCGACAGAGGCAACCGCATCCCATACAACATGGAGATATGCGCTCCTTATATTCAAATCTTCATGTTTATGCCCTTTGAGCCATGATGCAACGATAATATTGACTGCAAGGCCGATGAATGCAACGACCATTGTGCCTATGGCTCTGACCTCCGGCGGAGATACCAGCCTTTGATATGCCTCATAGAATATAACCAGAGATACAAATAAAAGCGTTACGCCGTTTATAAATGCCGCAAAGACCTCGCTCCTGTGCCATCCGTATGTCCTCGTCTCAGTAGCCGGCATGGCGCATATATAAAGGGCAAGCCAGCTTAAGCCGAGGCTGGATACATCCATGAATACATGGGCGGAGTCAGATAAGAGTGCAAGGCTGTTAAATAAAAAACCGCCAATAAACTCAGCGAAAAAGATAAACGCTGTAAGAAATATCGCGA belongs to Deltaproteobacteria bacterium and includes:
- a CDS encoding cation diffusion facilitator family transporter, giving the protein MANSHIDIELRGRFKLAIFLTAFIFFAEFIGGFLFNSLALLSDSAHVFMDVSSLGLSWLALYICAMPATETRTYGWHRSEVFAAFINGVTLLFVSLVIFYEAYQRLVSPPEVRAIGTMVVAFIGLAVNIIVASWLKGHKHEDLNIRSAYLHVVWDAVASVGVILSGIIIYWTNWFAADPLISIGIGIIIIPGAVKIIKESAHILLEGVPREVNIKSIVEDIKAIDGVQGIHTLHIWSICSNIHAMSAHIDMEEKASNRRGEILELINQKLAKDHHIFYTTLQAECNGCMTSQLFRTIEHKEHGH